The window CGTACTGGCGGAGCACGTTCGCCGCGCGGATGAGGGTGGGGCGGCCGGGCAGGGGGATCTCGAAACCGCCGTGGACGAAGGTGAGGCCCTCGCGTTCGTAGGGCCGGGCCGCGGCGACCCGCTCCGGGTCGATCTCGATGCCGGTGACAGTGGTGCGCGGGTCGGCCGTGCGCAGCCGCTCCAGCAGCTCGACCGCGGTCCAGGGGGCCGCGCCGTAGCCGAGGTCGACCGCGGCCGGGGCGTCGCTGCGGCGCAGGGCGGGGCCGTGGGTGGCGGCGATCCAGCGGTCCATACGGCGCAGCCGATTGGGGTTGGTGGTCCCGCGGGTCGCGGTGCCGACGGGGCGCTGGTGCATGGAAGGGAGCGTATGCGAAGCACCGCCGGGCAGACGTGCCACGAGTGGCGGGCATCGCGGCACGCCGACCGAATCGCAATGATTTGGCAAAGCGGAAATGAACGGGCCGGTTCCGCTGTTCTGGTCCACCGAAGGGGTCGTGTGCCCCGTACGTGTCATGCCCCGAGCGAGGAGGAGCGGACCCGTGAGCCAGTACGTCTCCCGGCTCGGCAGCGGCCGTGCGACACCCCGGATCCGCTTCCCCGGCGGCTTCGCGGGCGGCCACCGCAAGCCGCGCCGCGTCGCCATGCTCTCCGTCCACACCTCGCCCCTGCACCAGCCCGGCACGGGCGACGCGGGCGGAATGAACGTCTACATCGTCGAGCTGGCCAGGCGCCTCGCCGCGATCGGCATCGAGGTCGAGATCTTCACGCGGGCCACCACCGGCGGGCTGGCGCCGACGGTCGAGCTGGCGCCCGGCGTCCTGGTCCGCCACATCGACGCCGGACCGTACGAGGGCCTCGCCAAGGAGGAGCTGCCCGCACAGCTCTGCGCCTTCACGCACGGTGTGATGCAGGCCTGGGCGGGCCAGCGTCCCGGCTACTACGACCTCGTCCACTCGCACTACTGGCTCTCCGGCCAGGTCGGGTGGCTCGCCGCCCAGCGCTGGGGCGTGCCTCTCGTCCACGCGATGCACACCATGGCGAAGGTCAAGAACGCCGCGCTCGCCGAGGGCGACACCCCAGAGCCCGCCGCGCGCGTCATCGGCGAGACCCAGATCGTGCGTGCCTCCGACCGCCTCATCGCCAACACGGCGGGTGAGGCGGACGAACTCATCCGCTTCTACGACGCCGACCCGGCCTCGGTCGCCGTCGTGCACCCCGGGGTGAACCTGGACCGTTTCAGCCCTGCCGACGGGCGCGCCGCGGCCCGGGCCCGGCTGGGGCTGCCCCAGGACGCCCTGATCCCGCTCTTCGCCGGCCGCATCCAGCCGTTGAAGGCACCGGACGTGCTGCTGCGCGCGGTGGCCGTACTCCTCGACCGCGACCCCTCGCTGCGCTCGCGCATCGTCGTTCCCGTGGTCGGAGGCCCCAGCGGCAGCGGCCTCGCCAAACCCGAGGGGCTGCAGAAGCTGGCCGCCCGGCTGGGCATCGCCGACGTCGTCCGCTTCCACCCGCCGGTCTGCCAGGACCAGCTCGCCGACTGGTTCAGGGCCGCCTCGGTGCTGGTCATGCCCTCCTACAGCGAGTCGTTCGGCCTCGTCGCCATAGAGGCACAGGCGACCGGTACGCCGGTGCTCGCCGCGGCCGTCGGCGGCCTGCCCGTCGCGGTCAAGGACGGCACCAGCGGCTTCCTTATCCCGGGCCACGACCCCGAGTCGTACGCCGAGGCGCTCGGCCGGTTCGCCGGGAGCCCCGAACTGGCCGGACGGATGGGGGCGGCGGCCGCCGTCCACGCCCAGTCGTTCGGCTGGGACGCGGCCGCGTCGGCCACCGCCGACGTCTACACGGCCGCGATGCAGCACCGGCGGCGCGCCCGGGCGCACCACCACTGAGCCGACCGTCCCCCCGCGCGTCGGACCGTCGCCGCTGCCGCCGCTGTCAACCTGTCGCCCTGCCGACCGCGGCGGAGTCCGGCCGTCGGAACCGCGGGCCGTCGGAACTGCGGACTGCCGGAACAGCGGACTGCCGGAATCGTCCGGCCGTCGGAACCGCGGCCGGGGCTCCCGCGGTGGCCTGTCGTACGCTCGGACCATGGCTGACGTATCCGGTGGG is drawn from Streptomyces sp. NBC_00178 and contains these coding sequences:
- the mshA gene encoding D-inositol-3-phosphate glycosyltransferase — encoded protein: MSQYVSRLGSGRATPRIRFPGGFAGGHRKPRRVAMLSVHTSPLHQPGTGDAGGMNVYIVELARRLAAIGIEVEIFTRATTGGLAPTVELAPGVLVRHIDAGPYEGLAKEELPAQLCAFTHGVMQAWAGQRPGYYDLVHSHYWLSGQVGWLAAQRWGVPLVHAMHTMAKVKNAALAEGDTPEPAARVIGETQIVRASDRLIANTAGEADELIRFYDADPASVAVVHPGVNLDRFSPADGRAAARARLGLPQDALIPLFAGRIQPLKAPDVLLRAVAVLLDRDPSLRSRIVVPVVGGPSGSGLAKPEGLQKLAARLGIADVVRFHPPVCQDQLADWFRAASVLVMPSYSESFGLVAIEAQATGTPVLAAAVGGLPVAVKDGTSGFLIPGHDPESYAEALGRFAGSPELAGRMGAAAAVHAQSFGWDAAASATADVYTAAMQHRRRARAHHH